A portion of the Phyllobacterium zundukense genome contains these proteins:
- a CDS encoding LysR family transcriptional regulator, which yields MNLPLDSELLRTFVAVAAAGNVTRAAEQVGRTQSAVSIQIKRLEKTLGVSLFERGSRGVALTPQGKLLLVSANRVIGLLDEAAAAIRAKPLGGPVRIGIPEEYGYTVLPRALAAFASQHPHVEVTVKCGYSAAQLAAIDADELDLAVIFDQEQPTTGEVLFVDPTVWVTSEVHCVHESDVVPVAIYERSSWCRKFAVGSLDKAKINYRVAYSCDTSGGLKIAAVSGLAIAPLASSNIPAGCRALTEADGFPQIDCSNVVLRRNPRMKSAAIDGMATMIRDAFRPISVALS from the coding sequence GTGAATCTGCCATTGGACAGTGAACTGCTGCGTACGTTTGTGGCCGTGGCTGCTGCCGGGAATGTCACCCGCGCTGCAGAACAGGTCGGCAGAACACAATCGGCGGTCAGCATTCAGATCAAGCGGCTCGAAAAGACCTTGGGCGTGAGCCTTTTTGAGCGAGGCTCACGCGGCGTGGCACTGACGCCACAAGGAAAGCTCCTGCTCGTCAGCGCCAACAGGGTCATCGGCTTGCTCGACGAGGCGGCCGCCGCGATCCGGGCAAAACCGCTCGGCGGTCCCGTGCGGATCGGTATTCCGGAAGAGTATGGCTACACCGTACTGCCGCGCGCGTTGGCAGCCTTCGCCAGCCAGCATCCGCATGTCGAAGTGACGGTGAAATGTGGATATTCCGCCGCACAGTTGGCGGCCATCGACGCGGACGAACTCGATCTTGCGGTGATTTTCGATCAGGAGCAGCCGACGACCGGGGAGGTGCTTTTTGTTGATCCGACGGTCTGGGTGACCTCGGAAGTCCACTGCGTTCATGAGAGTGACGTCGTCCCGGTTGCGATCTATGAGCGCTCCAGCTGGTGCAGGAAATTTGCTGTGGGATCCTTGGACAAAGCCAAAATCAACTATCGCGTGGCCTATAGTTGCGACACGAGCGGCGGACTCAAGATTGCGGCCGTCTCGGGACTGGCGATCGCGCCCCTTGCCAGCAGCAATATTCCGGCCGGTTGTCGCGCCCTGACGGAAGCAGACGGCTTTCCCCAGATTGATTGCTCGAATGTGGTGCTCAGACGCAATCCTCGCATGAAAAGCGCCGCTATTGATGGTATGGCCACGATGATCAGGGACGCGTTTCGACCCATCAGCGTAGCGCTGTCGTGA
- a CDS encoding DUF6494 family protein: MSEDAFNISIRKFLKEVGVTSQRKIEEAVRERQISGKKLKVRMTLTAEGTGLTHVVEGEIELP; encoded by the coding sequence ATGAGCGAAGACGCCTTCAACATTTCTATCCGCAAGTTCCTGAAGGAAGTCGGCGTCACCTCACAGCGCAAGATCGAGGAGGCGGTGCGCGAAAGGCAGATCAGCGGCAAGAAGCTGAAGGTCCGCATGACGCTGACGGCGGAAGGCACGGGCCTCACCCACGTGGTGGAGGGCGAGATCGAACTTCCGTAG
- a CDS encoding diacylglycerol kinase: MKKAVVRVVCAIGQAGQLGLKGGLPWESDRSPEFVADVARFFDLTRGHVLLAGPKTIASVPDFARADRELVVVRSSMDPEDTLRRFAGRVVFIGGGPPVWDAYARFVSHWDVTRLPYDGPADRWFDARWLTGGGEVTRNHRDQ; this comes from the coding sequence ATGAAGAAGGCTGTCGTCAGGGTTGTCTGTGCCATCGGCCAAGCGGGGCAGCTCGGCCTCAAAGGCGGCCTTCCATGGGAAAGCGACCGGTCGCCGGAGTTCGTCGCTGACGTTGCACGGTTCTTCGACCTCACGAGAGGACACGTCTTGCTCGCCGGCCCCAAGACGATCGCGAGCGTTCCGGATTTTGCTCGGGCGGATCGGGAACTTGTCGTCGTTCGCTCCAGCATGGATCCCGAGGACACACTCAGGCGCTTTGCCGGCCGTGTCGTCTTCATCGGCGGCGGCCCACCGGTCTGGGACGCCTACGCACGCTTCGTCAGCCACTGGGATGTCACGCGGCTGCCCTATGACGGGCCGGCGGACCGCTGGTTCGATGCAAGATGGCTTACGGGAGGTGGCGAAGTTACCAGAAATCACCGCGACCAATGA
- a CDS encoding adenylate/guanylate cyclase domain-containing protein → MQINLASAADSGAWPAKRRNVLDWLVMETQNERFIDNIFVEMCERLLDAGVPIGRATLHFAIQHPQWFGARILWHKGITEAKIDTFEHGVEETAEYLESPVYEIRRGASELRQRIDDGSQAASRYPLWRQLGNEGLTDYVAWPLIHTQGKRHVVSFVSDKPQGFSQEHLVLFADVLPALALVSEIRLKNRLARTLLETYVGPHASEQILAGATSRGSGSTVGAAILICDLRNFTAISDAWPRDDVIELLNGYFDAMSEPIEKHGGEILKFMGDGLLAIFPLSNSTACADLLKAISEAQTAVTALNKEHTAAGREPLAYGIGVHAGDVMYGNIGSRSRLDFTVIGPAVNIASRLESLTKQIGHSVLLSEAFVKLAGVETQVKSLGSYTLKGLERPIGVFGIPADQTENIEA, encoded by the coding sequence ATGCAGATAAATTTGGCATCGGCGGCTGACAGCGGCGCCTGGCCGGCGAAAAGGAGAAATGTTCTCGACTGGCTGGTGATGGAAACTCAGAACGAACGTTTCATTGACAACATCTTTGTAGAGATGTGCGAGAGGCTACTAGATGCCGGCGTTCCCATTGGCCGGGCAACGCTCCACTTTGCTATCCAGCATCCCCAATGGTTCGGTGCCCGAATCTTGTGGCATAAGGGGATCACGGAGGCGAAGATCGACACATTTGAACACGGTGTTGAAGAGACTGCAGAATATCTTGAAAGTCCGGTATATGAGATCAGAAGGGGGGCAAGCGAGTTGCGGCAACGTATCGATGACGGGAGCCAGGCCGCATCGCGCTATCCACTCTGGAGGCAGCTGGGTAACGAGGGCCTTACGGATTATGTTGCGTGGCCGCTGATCCATACTCAGGGCAAGCGGCACGTGGTCAGCTTCGTCAGTGACAAGCCGCAAGGATTCAGTCAGGAACACTTGGTCTTGTTTGCTGACGTTCTGCCCGCGCTGGCTCTCGTCAGTGAGATCAGACTCAAGAACCGCTTGGCGCGCACGTTGTTAGAAACCTATGTCGGACCACACGCGAGCGAACAGATACTCGCTGGCGCTACCAGCCGTGGCAGCGGATCGACCGTGGGAGCAGCGATCTTGATCTGCGATCTACGCAATTTCACTGCCATATCGGACGCCTGGCCACGCGACGACGTGATCGAGCTTCTAAATGGCTATTTCGACGCGATGTCCGAGCCCATTGAGAAGCATGGCGGGGAAATTCTCAAATTCATGGGCGACGGACTTCTGGCGATTTTCCCGCTTAGCAATTCCACAGCATGCGCCGATCTTCTCAAGGCGATCAGCGAAGCGCAAACAGCGGTCACCGCATTGAATAAAGAGCATACTGCAGCGGGGCGCGAACCGCTAGCATACGGCATCGGTGTCCACGCAGGAGATGTAATGTACGGCAATATCGGCTCGCGATCGCGGCTTGACTTCACCGTCATTGGGCCAGCCGTTAACATTGCGTCACGCCTCGAAAGTCTTACCAAGCAGATCGGACATTCCGTTCTCCTCTCAGAGGCTTTCGTGAAGTTGGCCGGGGTTGAAACCCAAGTGAAGAGCTTGGGGTCCTATACGCTTAAAGGCCTTGAAAGACCAATCGGTGTGTTTGGAATTCCCGCTGACCAAACAGAAAATATTGAAGCTTAG
- a CDS encoding adenylate kinase — MKPEKPSIYITGASCSGVTTLGSGLAAALGVRHVDCDDFYWYPTNPPFSTKRPPADRVRLIEEALGEDGWVLSGSFDGWGDTLIENVNLIVFVYTPTPIRMERLLGREHERYGNRILQSGDMYEIHTAFAAWAAQYDKPDFPGRNLARHEAWLETQIAPVLHLDGTKAPWILVSQVLADLPDPIKTLGGSPLASPRG; from the coding sequence ATGAAACCGGAGAAACCCTCGATCTACATAACTGGAGCATCGTGTTCAGGAGTGACAACGCTAGGCAGTGGCCTTGCCGCAGCGTTGGGAGTCCGCCATGTGGATTGTGATGACTTCTATTGGTACCCGACCAATCCCCCGTTCTCGACTAAGCGTCCCCCTGCCGATCGCGTCCGCCTGATCGAAGAAGCGCTAGGCGAGGATGGCTGGGTGTTGTCCGGATCATTCGACGGATGGGGAGATACTTTAATCGAGAACGTCAATCTGATTGTATTTGTGTACACTCCGACGCCAATTCGGATGGAACGGCTATTGGGGCGGGAACATGAACGATACGGAAACCGAATATTACAATCGGGCGATATGTACGAAATCCATACAGCGTTTGCCGCTTGGGCTGCTCAATATGACAAACCGGATTTTCCGGGACGGAATTTAGCGCGGCACGAGGCGTGGTTGGAGACACAAATTGCACCTGTACTACATCTTGATGGAACCAAAGCGCCTTGGATTCTCGTCTCCCAAGTTCTCGCCGATCTGCCAGATCCAATTAAGACGCTGGGAGGAAGTCCACTAGCTTCGCCGAGGGGATAA
- a CDS encoding DUF6880 family protein gives MDKAANRRFEGYHKRLSAAWKNRLWWQNFERTLNAGHLRAFLKRLPDFDDMEAEEKALAYVYHYPDVHRALAFLLSWPALDQAARLAISRAAELDGDRYEFLTSAAEALRDKHAWHQSSRCAQ, from the coding sequence TTGGACAAAGCCGCCAATCGACGCTTTGAAGGCTACCACAAACGACTTTCTGCCGCTTGGAAGAACCGTCTATGGTGGCAGAATTTTGAACGAACGCTTAATGCCGGTCATCTGCGCGCATTTCTGAAACGCCTGCCGGATTTCGACGACATGGAGGCGGAAGAGAAGGCGCTTGCATACGTTTATCACTATCCGGATGTCCACCGCGCCTTGGCATTCCTGTTGTCGTGGCCAGCGCTGGATCAGGCGGCGAGGCTTGCGATTTCGAGGGCAGCAGAACTTGATGGCGACCGTTATGAATTCCTGACATCCGCAGCCGAGGCGCTGCGGGATAAACACGCCTGGCATCAGTCATCACGCTGCGCGCAATGA
- a CDS encoding DUF6880 family protein, translating into MIDFALDRAGTARYKHAARHLAEAKRLSAGIRDRSPIILMKTTSRTLDPSTGAGRGFGSLPFEPTFREHNPSSPKDKRPLALMMTLWKRVRRLASCGTSTGCPDPGRDG; encoded by the coding sequence ATGATCGACTTCGCGCTCGACCGCGCAGGGACCGCCCGATACAAGCACGCTGCCCGTCATTTAGCTGAAGCCAAGCGGCTTTCAGCGGGGATCAGGGATCGCAGCCCAATTATTCTCATGAAGACTACGTCGCGGACCTTGGATCCAAGCACGGGAGCAGGACGAGGTTTTGGAAGCTTGCCGTTTGAACCGACGTTTCGTGAACATAACCCGTCGTCTCCAAAAGATAAAAGACCCCTCGCGCTAATGATGACCCTGTGGAAGAGAGTCCGCCGCTTAGCTAGTTGTGGAACCTCAACAGGTTGTCCCGATCCAGGCCGAGACGGCTGA
- a CDS encoding IS481 family transposase yields MNIHKNARLTRYGRERIVSQVEGGQTPQAVAEAAGVCPRTVRKWVDRYRREGLSGLEDRSSRPHRLRRPTPEAIVGTIERLRRQRWTGKQIAAEVGVSPATVSRVLRRLGLNKLSALDPEPVRRYEREHPGELIHLDIKKLGRIGSVGHRITGRQTGVVNRHLGIGWEFVHVCIDDASRVAFVQVMPDERKESAVAFLEAAVAYYAKLGICIERVMTDNGSCYRSKAFRTACKRLGLRQVFTRPYTPKTNGKAERFIQTSLREWAYARAYNNSQERTEELPHWLHRYNWHRPHGSLGSKPPISRLGLDRDNLLRFHN; encoded by the coding sequence ATGAACATCCACAAGAATGCCCGTCTTACGCGGTATGGTCGAGAGCGAATTGTGAGCCAGGTCGAGGGCGGGCAGACGCCGCAGGCCGTTGCCGAAGCCGCAGGCGTGTGCCCGCGGACGGTGCGCAAATGGGTCGATCGGTATCGCCGCGAGGGCTTGAGCGGACTGGAGGATCGTTCGTCGCGACCACATCGCTTGCGCCGGCCGACCCCTGAAGCCATTGTCGGGACGATTGAGCGGTTACGCCGCCAGCGTTGGACAGGCAAGCAGATCGCTGCCGAGGTCGGCGTCTCGCCGGCAACTGTCAGCCGTGTTCTGCGCCGGTTGGGCCTCAACAAACTGAGCGCCCTGGATCCCGAACCCGTGCGCCGCTATGAACGGGAACATCCGGGCGAACTCATTCATCTCGACATTAAGAAGCTTGGCCGTATTGGCTCGGTGGGACACCGCATCACCGGACGGCAAACGGGCGTTGTCAACCGCCATCTGGGCATCGGCTGGGAGTTCGTCCACGTCTGCATTGATGACGCTTCGCGGGTCGCTTTTGTGCAGGTCATGCCAGATGAGCGCAAAGAGAGCGCCGTTGCCTTCCTGGAGGCTGCCGTCGCCTACTATGCGAAGCTGGGTATCTGTATCGAGCGCGTGATGACCGACAACGGGTCATGCTACCGGTCAAAGGCTTTCCGCACAGCCTGCAAACGTCTGGGCTTGCGTCAAGTCTTCACAAGACCATACACGCCTAAGACCAATGGTAAGGCCGAACGCTTCATTCAGACGAGCCTACGCGAATGGGCTTACGCTCGTGCTTACAACAACTCTCAAGAACGCACGGAGGAGCTGCCGCACTGGCTTCATCGCTACAATTGGCACAGGCCGCACGGCAGTTTAGGATCAAAACCACCTATCAGCCGTCTCGGCCTGGATCGGGACAACCTGTTGAGGTTCCACAACTAG
- a CDS encoding VOC family protein, with the protein MAIDFNHTILLARNSEASAHFLAKMLGLPAPRRWGPFQMVTTENGANLDYMDTDGEITPQHYAFLVSEAEFDEIFGRIREGSLTYWADPGRTRPGEVNRHDGGRGVYFEDPNGHLLEIITRQYGSGGWNP; encoded by the coding sequence ATGGCTATCGATTTCAACCACACAATACTGTTGGCCCGCAACAGCGAGGCGTCGGCACATTTTTTGGCGAAAATGCTTGGCCTTCCAGCCCCGAGGCGCTGGGGGCCGTTTCAGATGGTCACGACCGAAAACGGTGCGAACCTCGACTACATGGATACCGACGGCGAAATTACGCCGCAGCACTATGCGTTCCTGGTCAGCGAAGCCGAGTTCGACGAGATCTTCGGTCGGATTCGCGAAGGGAGTCTCACGTACTGGGCTGACCCTGGCCGGACGCGTCCGGGCGAGGTCAATCGCCACGACGGCGGCCGCGGCGTTTATTTCGAGGACCCCAACGGTCATCTTCTCGAGATTATTACCCGTCAATACGGCAGCGGCGGATGGAATCCGTGA
- a CDS encoding PQQ-binding-like beta-propeller repeat protein, with product MKQSTAEILGEYGPFPDVERVHGVSFDGNNVWFASGEKLVAFDPENGQAQRSIDVAAHAGTAYDGQHFFQLAHGRIQKIDPDTGRVLATIPAPGGGGDSGLTWAEGTLWVGQYRERKIHQINPETGTILRTIESNRFVTGVTWVDGELWHATWEGEQSDLRRVDPQSGKVLEKLDMPAGMGVSGLESDGGDRLYCGSTSAGVVRAVRRPR from the coding sequence ATGAAACAGTCAACAGCCGAAATCCTGGGCGAATACGGACCCTTTCCAGATGTGGAGAGGGTGCATGGGGTGAGCTTTGATGGCAACAATGTCTGGTTTGCCTCGGGTGAGAAGCTAGTCGCCTTCGATCCGGAAAACGGGCAGGCGCAGCGCTCGATCGATGTCGCGGCACATGCCGGCACCGCCTATGACGGCCAGCATTTCTTCCAGCTTGCCCACGGCCGCATCCAGAAGATCGACCCCGACACCGGCCGGGTTCTGGCAACCATCCCGGCACCCGGCGGCGGCGGCGATTCCGGGCTCACCTGGGCCGAAGGGACGCTCTGGGTGGGGCAATACCGCGAGCGCAAGATCCACCAGATCAACCCGGAGACCGGAACAATCCTGCGCACCATCGAATCCAACCGTTTCGTCACCGGGGTGACCTGGGTCGACGGCGAGCTGTGGCACGCCACCTGGGAAGGCGAGCAGAGCGATCTGCGCCGCGTCGATCCGCAATCGGGCAAGGTTCTCGAGAAGCTGGATATGCCGGCCGGCATGGGCGTGTCGGGGCTGGAATCCGATGGCGGCGACCGCCTCTATTGCGGCAGCACGTCGGCCGGGGTGGTGCGGGCGGTGCGCCGGCCGCGGTGA
- a CDS encoding helix-turn-helix domain-containing protein, giving the protein MDSLITAAALALAVGDPLGALDRVALREDPPALALRGIAMAQLGDLDRAKTLLRRAARGFGPKEAVARARCVVAEAEIALVSRDLGWPAKFLDAARATLEKHGDRLNAAHAGHLKVRRLLLIGRLDEAEAVLAGLDPMPLPPASRAAHELAVAGIAMRRLRTKPARRALEWARHAARRAGIPGLIAEVDSAFLALDTPAACLIAGGKQRPLLLEEVEALQASPALVVDSFRYVMRQQQAIVTLATRPVLFALARTLAEAWPGDVSRGRLIAEAFGGRHADESHRARLRVEIGRLRAELRGVADIGATSQGFALAPREAREVVVLARPIEERHAAVLAFLADGESWASSALALALGTGQRSVQRALVQLGEAGKVQFFGHGRARRWVTPPVVGFTTTLLLPAPLPNG; this is encoded by the coding sequence ATGGACTCGCTGATCACCGCGGCGGCACTGGCACTGGCCGTGGGCGATCCGCTCGGCGCCCTCGATCGCGTCGCCCTGCGCGAAGACCCGCCGGCGCTGGCGCTGCGCGGCATTGCGATGGCGCAGCTCGGCGACCTCGATCGTGCCAAGACGCTGCTTAGGCGGGCCGCGCGCGGCTTCGGCCCGAAGGAGGCGGTAGCGCGTGCCAGATGCGTCGTCGCCGAAGCGGAGATCGCGCTGGTCTCGCGTGACCTTGGCTGGCCCGCCAAGTTTTTGGATGCGGCGCGGGCGACGCTGGAAAAGCATGGCGACCGGCTGAACGCCGCGCATGCCGGCCACCTCAAGGTGCGGCGCCTGCTGCTGATCGGCCGTCTGGACGAGGCCGAAGCTGTGCTGGCCGGGCTCGATCCGATGCCGCTGCCGCCGGCTTCGAGAGCCGCGCACGAACTCGCCGTCGCCGGTATCGCTATGCGGCGCCTCAGGACGAAGCCGGCGCGCAGGGCGTTGGAGTGGGCACGTCATGCCGCCCGCCGCGCCGGCATTCCGGGGCTTATCGCCGAGGTCGACAGCGCATTCCTGGCGCTGGACACGCCGGCGGCGTGTCTGATTGCGGGTGGTAAGCAGCGCCCCTTGCTGCTCGAGGAGGTCGAGGCGCTGCAGGCGTCGCCGGCGCTGGTGGTCGATAGCTTCCGCTATGTCATGCGCCAGCAGCAAGCAATCGTGACGCTGGCAACGCGCCCGGTGCTCTTCGCGTTGGCACGCACGCTGGCCGAAGCGTGGCCGGGCGATGTGTCGAGGGGAAGGCTGATCGCCGAAGCCTTCGGCGGCAGGCACGCAGATGAATCGCACCGGGCGCGGCTCAGGGTCGAGATCGGCCGGCTGCGCGCCGAGCTGCGGGGGGTGGCCGACATCGGCGCGACCAGCCAAGGCTTCGCGCTGGCGCCGCGAGAGGCGCGCGAGGTGGTGGTGCTGGCGCGGCCGATCGAGGAACGGCATGCGGCGGTGCTGGCCTTTCTCGCCGATGGCGAATCCTGGGCGAGTTCGGCGCTGGCGCTGGCGCTTGGCACCGGCCAGCGCAGCGTGCAACGGGCTCTGGTGCAGCTTGGCGAGGCCGGCAAGGTGCAGTTTTTCGGGCACGGACGGGCGCGCCGCTGGGTGACGCCGCCGGTAGTGGGATTCACGACCACCTTGTTACTCCCGGCACCGCTACCAAACGGTTAG
- a CDS encoding DUF899 domain-containing protein, translating to MTEHTAMKTPPIVSRQDWEAAREQMLVKEKATLRAKDALAAERRRMPWMEVDKTYVFEGPNGKASLLDLFEGRRQLIVYRAFFEPGVFGWPEHACRGCSLGADQVGHLAHLNARNTTLAYASRAPQADIARLKQRMGWQMPWYTITDSFDKDFGVDEWHGHNVFIRDGERIFRSYFINSRGDEAMGTVWSYLDATPLGRQEIWEDSPEGYPQTPLYAWWNWHDNYDAGADKTWEEVSAAGEAAFRDKGEP from the coding sequence ATGACCGAGCACACCGCAATGAAGACCCCGCCCATCGTTTCAAGACAGGACTGGGAGGCCGCCCGCGAACAGATGTTGGTGAAGGAGAAGGCAACGCTGCGCGCCAAGGACGCGCTGGCCGCCGAGCGTCGGCGCATGCCGTGGATGGAAGTTGACAAGACCTATGTGTTCGAGGGGCCGAATGGCAAGGCGAGCCTCCTCGATCTGTTCGAAGGCCGCCGCCAGCTGATCGTCTACCGCGCCTTCTTCGAGCCCGGCGTGTTCGGCTGGCCCGAGCATGCCTGCCGCGGCTGTTCGCTCGGCGCCGATCAGGTCGGTCACCTCGCCCATCTCAACGCCCGCAACACCACGCTTGCCTACGCCTCGCGCGCCCCCCAGGCTGACATTGCGCGGCTGAAGCAGCGGATGGGCTGGCAGATGCCGTGGTACACCATCACGGACAGTTTCGACAAAGACTTCGGCGTCGACGAATGGCACGGCCACAATGTGTTCATCCGTGATGGCGAGCGCATCTTCCGCAGCTATTTCATCAACAGCCGGGGCGACGAGGCGATGGGCACCGTCTGGAGCTATCTCGACGCGACGCCGCTTGGCCGCCAGGAAATCTGGGAGGATTCGCCCGAAGGCTATCCGCAGACCCCCCTCTACGCCTGGTGGAACTGGCACGACAATTACGACGCCGGGGCCGACAAGACATGGGAAGAAGTGTCGGCCGCCGGCGAGGCGGCGTTCAGGGATAAGGGTGAGCCGTAA
- a CDS encoding VOC family protein, translating into MASVRYIVADVNKAVAFYRDNLDFKVDKHNPGKFAALLRDDLTLYLSAPGAGSGGQAGGDPKPGGWNRFMIVTSEVDVLIERLRRADARFRGEISDSGAGRAILLEDPSGNVIELFEFKKH; encoded by the coding sequence ATGGCATCTGTCCGATACATCGTTGCCGACGTCAACAAGGCGGTCGCGTTCTATCGAGACAATCTCGATTTCAAGGTCGACAAGCACAATCCGGGCAAGTTCGCCGCGCTGCTGCGCGACGACTTGACGCTGTATCTCAGCGCCCCAGGTGCGGGAAGCGGAGGTCAGGCGGGCGGCGATCCGAAGCCGGGCGGATGGAACCGATTTATGATCGTAACGAGCGAGGTCGATGTCCTCATTGAGCGGTTGCGCCGGGCTGATGCGAGATTCCGGGGCGAAATCAGCGACAGCGGTGCCGGCCGCGCCATCTTGCTTGAAGACCCATCGGGCAACGTCATCGAGCTGTTCGAGTTCAAAAAGCATTGA
- a CDS encoding cupin domain-containing protein yields the protein MKTVNLSEKLGQFSSHWDPHVIADYNENDVMVVKFIGEYPFHKHDTTDDFFFVLEGEMEMDIKGEPSRTVKAGELFIVPKGVVHRPRAEKEVKVLLIEPKGEPNSGDSDQEPAPKRRI from the coding sequence ATGAAAACAGTAAACCTCTCCGAAAAGCTGGGGCAATTCTCAAGCCATTGGGACCCTCATGTGATCGCCGATTACAACGAGAATGACGTGATGGTGGTGAAGTTCATCGGAGAATATCCGTTCCACAAGCATGATACGACGGATGACTTCTTCTTTGTACTTGAAGGTGAGATGGAGATGGACATCAAGGGAGAGCCCTCTCGAACCGTCAAGGCTGGCGAATTGTTCATTGTGCCCAAGGGCGTCGTTCATCGGCCACGCGCTGAAAAAGAGGTCAAGGTACTCTTGATCGAACCCAAGGGTGAACCCAACTCCGGCGACTCCGACCAAGAACCCGCCCCGAAGCGGCGCATCTGA
- a CDS encoding AraC family transcriptional regulator, translating into MAPWQHGIGRIEAFFSGEAYAPHRHDTYSIGYTIHGVQSFDYRGARSDSMPGQVIVLHPDEIHNGEAGTNDGFHYRMIYIEPSIVRDALGARATTLPFVKNAVFEDPRLLHAIHAACADMDRVLEPTALDEIAVLLADGLLANNTSIRGSVSTLIDARALDRARAYLDANLDRTVASAELEGITGQDRFSLARQFRKAYGTSPHRYLMMRRLDRARAGIASGLSLADAALVAGFSDQAHMTRRFKTNYGISPGHWQRLLAKAR; encoded by the coding sequence ATGGCACCGTGGCAACACGGAATTGGCCGTATTGAAGCCTTCTTTTCCGGCGAGGCCTATGCTCCGCATCGGCACGACACCTATTCGATCGGTTACACAATTCACGGCGTACAGAGTTTTGATTACCGCGGCGCGCGCTCCGATAGCATGCCGGGCCAGGTCATCGTGTTGCATCCCGACGAGATTCACAATGGTGAAGCAGGTACAAATGACGGCTTCCACTATCGGATGATCTATATCGAGCCATCCATCGTGCGCGACGCGCTCGGGGCGCGGGCGACAACGCTTCCATTCGTGAAGAACGCAGTCTTTGAGGACCCAAGGCTTTTGCATGCAATCCATGCCGCATGCGCCGATATGGACCGCGTGCTTGAGCCGACCGCACTGGATGAGATTGCGGTCCTTCTGGCCGACGGCCTGTTGGCCAACAATACGTCTATTCGGGGATCCGTAAGTACATTGATAGACGCCAGAGCCCTCGATCGAGCTCGCGCCTATCTTGATGCCAATCTCGACCGAACGGTCGCTTCGGCCGAGCTTGAAGGGATTACCGGGCAGGATCGCTTCTCGCTGGCGCGCCAGTTTCGCAAGGCTTATGGGACAAGTCCACACCGATACCTGATGATGCGCCGCCTCGATCGGGCCCGCGCCGGGATTGCGTCGGGGCTCAGTCTGGCGGACGCCGCTCTTGTGGCCGGTTTCAGTGACCAGGCGCATATGACGCGGCGCTTCAAAACGAATTATGGCATCTCGCCTGGACACTGGCAGCGCCTCTTGGCGAAGGCCCGATAG